A stretch of the Brachyspira hampsonii genome encodes the following:
- a CDS encoding DUF368 domain-containing protein, giving the protein MRNYVSYFIKGMAIGIANAIPGVSGGTIAFVLGIYEKLTYAISILPNALIKLKWEEIKESLKVLIPVVLGAGISIVLFLKLINYTFTYYPIPTRIFFVGLILGSFPFITKTVEEFNFKVFIAFFIGAFIMAVFVYFDINKPVGETTYAGNFSLIYGIKLFLCGIAAAVAMVIPGISGSLLLLILGEYENISYFISSFVDTFNFSLLIPLIFLGLGVVIGIFGISKLVTILLQKYKSTLFGFVLGIIIVSFLSLWPNITSMSLPMLASTVISMCVGFLVAIGMEKI; this is encoded by the coding sequence ATGAGAAATTATGTATCATATTTTATCAAAGGAATGGCTATAGGTATTGCTAATGCCATACCGGGTGTATCTGGAGGTACTATTGCTTTTGTATTAGGTATTTATGAAAAATTAACTTATGCTATATCAATTTTACCTAATGCATTAATAAAATTAAAATGGGAAGAAATAAAAGAAAGTTTAAAAGTTTTGATTCCTGTTGTTTTAGGGGCAGGTATTTCCATAGTATTATTTTTAAAACTCATAAATTATACATTTACTTATTATCCTATACCGACTAGAATATTTTTTGTAGGACTCATATTAGGTTCTTTTCCATTTATAACAAAAACAGTGGAAGAATTTAATTTTAAAGTTTTTATAGCATTTTTTATAGGTGCTTTTATTATGGCGGTGTTTGTATATTTTGATATAAATAAGCCTGTAGGTGAAACCACTTATGCTGGAAATTTTTCACTAATTTATGGTATTAAATTATTTTTATGCGGTATAGCTGCTGCTGTTGCTATGGTTATACCCGGAATATCAGGTTCTTTGCTTTTACTTATATTAGGAGAATATGAAAATATATCCTATTTTATATCCTCATTTGTAGATACTTTTAATTTCAGCCTTCTAATCCCTTTAATATTTTTAGGCTTAGGTGTAGTTATAGGAATATTCGGCATATCAAAACTTGTAACTATACTGCTTCAGAAATATAAATCTACTTTATTCGGATTTGTTCTTGGTATTATAATAGTGTCATTTTTAAGTTTATGGCCTAATATTACATCTATGAGTCTTCCTATGTTAGCTTCCACAGTTATTTCTATGTGTGTTGGTTTCTTGGTTGCTATAGGTATGGAAAAAATATAA
- a CDS encoding RidA family protein codes for MDKKIIKTHKAPQAIGPYSQAVKSGNFIFASGQIPLDPVSGNMAENDIKKQTERVMENIKGLLESENLTMANIIKTTCFLTDMGNFAAFNEVYATYFPENPPARSTVAIKALPKDALVEVEIIAVIN; via the coding sequence ATGGATAAAAAAATTATTAAAACACACAAAGCACCTCAGGCAATAGGTCCTTATTCTCAAGCAGTAAAAAGCGGAAATTTTATTTTTGCATCAGGTCAAATACCTTTGGATCCAGTAAGCGGCAATATGGCTGAAAATGATATAAAAAAACAAACTGAAAGAGTTATGGAAAATATTAAAGGTCTTTTAGAATCAGAAAATTTAACTATGGCTAATATTATTAAAACTACTTGTTTCTTAACAGATATGGGAAATTTTGCAGCTTTTAATGAAGTATATGCAACTTATTTCCCAGAAAATCCTCCTGCAAGAAGCACTGTTGCTATAAAAGCTTTGCCTAAAGATGCTTTAGTAGAAGTTGAAATAATTGCTGTTATAAACTGA
- the aroE gene encoding shikimate dehydrogenase, translating to MQVNAETILTGLFASPSKHSISPIMHNEGFNKLNLNYIYLAFEVDKSNLKEAVNSIRTLNMRGVNLSMPNKKEVIKYLDNISEAAELSQSVNTIVNNNGILTGYSTDGEGFIKSLEEEQVFIKDKNLTILGTGGASIAIISQAALYGVKEIYVFKRDTNWNEQKKIIDNIACKTNCSISLYSLEDKNILKSKIENSYVLINATSVGMKEDVSLIEDASYFRNDLVVSDCIYHPAKTKLLKIAEKEGCKIINGMGMLLYQGALAFELWTNKKMPVEYIKNIIFK from the coding sequence ATGCAAGTAAATGCTGAAACTATATTAACAGGACTATTCGCATCGCCTTCAAAGCATAGCATATCACCTATTATGCATAATGAAGGATTTAATAAACTTAATCTTAATTATATATATTTAGCTTTTGAAGTTGATAAAAGCAATTTAAAAGAGGCTGTAAATTCTATAAGAACACTCAATATGAGAGGCGTTAATTTATCTATGCCTAATAAAAAAGAAGTAATAAAATATTTGGATAATATATCCGAAGCTGCAGAACTTTCACAAAGTGTAAATACTATAGTAAATAATAATGGAATACTTACAGGATACAGTACAGACGGTGAAGGATTTATAAAATCATTAGAAGAAGAACAAGTATTTATAAAAGATAAAAATCTTACTATATTAGGAACAGGAGGAGCTTCTATTGCTATAATATCTCAGGCAGCATTATATGGAGTTAAAGAAATATATGTATTTAAAAGAGATACGAATTGGAATGAGCAGAAAAAGATTATAGATAATATTGCTTGTAAAACTAACTGTTCTATAAGCCTGTATTCTTTAGAGGATAAAAATATATTAAAATCAAAGATAGAAAATAGTTATGTATTAATAAATGCCACAAGTGTTGGTATGAAAGAAGATGTTTCTCTTATAGAAGATGCATCTTACTTTAGAAATGATTTAGTAGTAAGCGACTGCATATACCACCCTGCCAAAACTAAATTATTAAAAATAGCAGAAAAAGAAGGATGCAAAATAATAAATGGAATGGGTATGTTATTATATCAAGGTGCTTTGGCTTTTGAACTTTGGACTAATAAAAAAATGCCTGTAGAATATATTAAAAATATTATATTTAAATAG
- the aroD gene encoding type I 3-dehydroquinate dehydratase, which translates to MENIVKIKNLKLGDGIPKICISVVEKNEKDIIKYIKEISKLPVDIIEWRADFFINNISEYNDNFDDIISFAKEIKKSSSKPMLFTLRSNKEGGNIKYDKYESIINLYDNIIENKCFELIDLELLTLKENDIKKLIQSASSNNIKTIISNHDFNKTPSKKEIISRINKMIRLKCDIAKVAYMPKNKKDVITLLDASSDIKNFPIIAISMGNIGIISRIFGSILTFASAKRSSAPGQIESMKLKYILDTIYEKI; encoded by the coding sequence ATGGAGAATATAGTAAAAATAAAAAATCTTAAATTGGGCGACGGTATTCCAAAAATATGTATATCTGTAGTTGAGAAAAATGAAAAGGATATCATTAAATATATAAAAGAGATAAGCAAACTTCCTGTTGATATTATAGAATGGAGGGCTGATTTTTTTATAAATAATATATCTGAATATAATGATAATTTTGATGATATAATATCATTTGCAAAAGAAATAAAAAAATCAAGCAGTAAGCCTATGTTATTTACTTTAAGGAGCAATAAAGAAGGCGGAAATATTAAATATGATAAGTATGAAAGTATTATAAATTTATACGATAATATAATAGAAAATAAATGCTTTGAATTGATAGATTTAGAATTATTAACTTTAAAAGAAAATGATATAAAAAAGTTAATCCAATCAGCTTCTTCAAATAATATAAAAACTATAATATCAAATCATGACTTTAATAAAACACCTTCAAAAAAAGAAATAATATCAAGAATAAATAAAATGATAAGATTAAAATGCGATATAGCAAAAGTTGCTTATATGCCAAAAAATAAAAAAGATGTTATTACATTGTTGGATGCCTCAAGTGACATAAAAAATTTCCCAATAATAGCTATCTCTATGGGAAATATTGGAATTATAAGCAGAATATTTGGTTCTATACTAACTTTTGCATCTGCAAAACGCTCATCTGCCCCGGGACAAATAGAATCTATGAAATTAAAATACATATTAGACACTATTTACGAAAAAATTTAA
- a CDS encoding leucine-rich repeat domain-containing protein, which yields MQNKPAIKENELNNIYEFLKKNNINKYINYSRKKLLNIKKLDLSSSKLNYIPKEINILTNLEALDICNNRIEEIPESISLLVNLKYIDASFNKLKKLPKKISLLKNIEEIDISNNMFKSFPKEIYDLKQLKAINVSGYSLNEIPKEIFSLVKLERLDLSNNNIVNIPNDIAKLTNLEKLCLNNNNINKIPKNIEKLSKLKILSLKNNNLDDINEYIGKLENLEEFYFSSKHTIKAAENFYSLAKLKKLYIEGDFSDIKNDIYKLKNIEHLYLANNYQ from the coding sequence ATGCAAAATAAACCTGCAATAAAAGAAAATGAATTAAACAATATTTATGAATTCTTAAAAAAGAATAATATAAATAAATATATTAATTACAGCAGAAAAAAACTATTAAATATTAAGAAATTAGATTTAAGCTCTTCAAAATTAAATTATATTCCAAAAGAAATCAATATATTAACAAATCTTGAAGCTTTGGATATATGCAATAACCGTATAGAAGAAATACCTGAGAGTATATCACTATTAGTAAATTTAAAATATATAGATGCCAGCTTCAATAAATTAAAAAAATTGCCAAAAAAAATATCATTACTTAAAAATATTGAAGAAATAGATATATCGAATAATATGTTTAAATCTTTTCCTAAAGAGATATACGATTTAAAACAATTAAAAGCTATTAATGTTTCAGGATATTCTTTAAATGAAATACCAAAAGAAATTTTTAGCTTAGTAAAATTAGAAAGATTGGATTTATCTAATAATAATATAGTAAATATACCTAATGATATTGCAAAGCTAACAAATTTAGAAAAACTTTGTTTAAATAATAATAATATAAATAAAATACCTAAAAATATAGAAAAACTCTCTAAATTAAAAATTCTGTCTTTAAAAAATAATAATTTAGATGATATTAATGAATATATAGGAAAATTAGAAAATCTTGAAGAATTTTATTTCAGCAGCAAACATACAATTAAAGCAGCAGAAAATTTTTATTCTTTAGCAAAATTAAAAAAACTATATATAGAGGGGGATTTTTCAGATATAAAAAATGATATATATAAATTAAAAAATATTGAACATTTATATTTAGCAAATAATTATCAATAA
- a CDS encoding amino acid ABC transporter substrate-binding protein: protein MKRISSVLLFIIFAFIISCGGGNTAENNSAQTGDNSLQKVKDAGKLVLGLDDTFAPMGFRDENGEVVGFDIDLAKEVASRLGVELEIKPIEWSSSILSLNKGDVDVLWNGVTINEARKQQINFSKPYLNNRLIIVKAIDDNTINSKDDLKGKVLGVQVGSNDEALTADPASKDAKEIRRYDVNVNAFLDLQAKRIDAVIIDEVAAQYYISEKQAPFVVVDNSPLTEELYGVGFRKSDEKLLAEVDRILDEMRADGKAAEISQKWFAKDIFLK from the coding sequence ATGAAGCGTATATCAAGTGTTTTATTATTTATTATTTTTGCATTTATTATAAGCTGCGGTGGAGGTAATACTGCAGAAAACAACTCTGCTCAAACAGGAGATAATTCATTGCAGAAGGTAAAAGATGCTGGAAAATTAGTATTGGGCTTAGACGACACTTTTGCTCCAATGGGATTCAGAGATGAAAATGGAGAAGTAGTAGGTTTTGATATAGACTTAGCCAAAGAAGTTGCTTCAAGACTTGGAGTTGAATTGGAAATAAAACCTATAGAATGGTCTAGTTCAATATTGAGTCTTAATAAAGGCGATGTAGATGTACTTTGGAATGGTGTTACTATTAATGAAGCCAGAAAACAGCAGATTAATTTTTCTAAACCTTATCTTAATAACAGACTTATTATAGTAAAAGCTATTGATGACAATACTATTAATTCTAAAGATGATTTGAAAGGAAAAGTATTAGGCGTTCAGGTTGGAAGTAATGATGAAGCATTAACTGCTGATCCTGCAAGTAAAGATGCTAAAGAGATTAGAAGATATGATGTTAATGTAAATGCATTTTTGGATTTGCAGGCTAAAAGAATAGATGCTGTTATTATAGATGAAGTTGCAGCTCAGTATTATATATCTGAGAAACAAGCTCCATTCGTAGTTGTTGATAATAGTCCTTTGACAGAAGAATTATACGGTGTTGGATTTAGAAAAAGTGATGAAAAACTTTTGGCAGAGGTAGACAGAATATTAGATGAGATGAGAGCTGATGGTAAGGCTGCTGAAATATCTCAGAAATGGTTTGCTAAAGATATATTTTTAAAATAG
- a CDS encoding amino acid ABC transporter ATP-binding protein yields MSSETNLKVVNIKKHYKDTPAINGVSFTVNKGDILSIIGPSGAGKSSLLRNIIQIEEPDYGEVYVDNEVLFCKREGEKALNITHADFMKRKEKIGMIFQHFNLFPHKTALENIIEAPIIVKKQNKYEAIEEALKLLDSVGLKHKKDSYPNELSGGQKQRVAIARALAMKPEILLCDEPTSALDPELIGEVLSVLKELAKEKMTMIVVSHEISFVRELSTNIAFMDGGKIIAMDTSSNFFNNQSNERIKDFLNKIFHK; encoded by the coding sequence ATGTCATCAGAAACTAATTTGAAAGTTGTAAATATAAAAAAGCATTATAAAGACACTCCAGCTATAAACGGAGTATCCTTTACAGTTAATAAAGGAGATATACTTTCTATCATAGGACCTTCAGGAGCTGGAAAGAGTTCGCTATTAAGAAATATTATACAGATAGAAGAGCCGGATTACGGAGAAGTTTATGTAGACAATGAAGTTTTATTTTGTAAGAGAGAAGGGGAGAAGGCTTTAAATATTACACATGCAGATTTTATGAAGCGTAAGGAAAAAATAGGAATGATATTTCAGCATTTTAATTTATTTCCACATAAAACGGCATTAGAAAATATAATAGAAGCTCCTATAATAGTAAAGAAGCAGAATAAATATGAAGCAATTGAAGAGGCATTAAAACTTTTAGATAGTGTCGGACTTAAACATAAAAAAGACAGTTATCCGAATGAATTATCCGGCGGACAGAAACAGAGAGTTGCAATTGCAAGGGCATTGGCTATGAAACCGGAGATACTTCTTTGCGATGAGCCTACATCAGCTTTAGATCCGGAGCTTATAGGAGAGGTTTTATCAGTATTAAAAGAGCTTGCTAAAGAGAAAATGACTATGATTGTTGTAAGCCATGAAATAAGTTTTGTAAGAGAACTTTCTACAAATATTGCTTTTATGGACGGCGGAAAAATTATAGCTATGGATACTTCTTCTAATTTCTTTAATAATCAGAGTAATGAAAGAATCAAAGATTTTCTAAATAAAATATTTCATAAATGA
- a CDS encoding amino acid ABC transporter permease: MDYVISTTLYLLKGTYITLCLYFITAVISIPLSMLFAALQFSAPKFLRYIFDIYAWIFRGTPLILQLIFFYYGLPLMTNNMIAFPAFTSAAVTFILNYSAYMMEIFRAGIESIEKGQYEAGFALNLSYRQIMTRIILPQAVRRVLPPLSNEAINLIKDTSLVIVLGIGDLMLHARQILTRDYKLLPFLIAAIIYLIFTSILVLVFRRLEKKYVIRN; encoded by the coding sequence ATGGATTATGTAATATCTACTACTTTGTACCTATTAAAGGGAACATACATTACTTTATGTCTTTACTTTATAACTGCAGTAATTTCTATTCCCTTATCTATGCTTTTTGCCGCATTGCAGTTTAGTGCTCCAAAGTTTTTAAGGTATATTTTTGATATATATGCTTGGATATTCAGAGGAACTCCTTTAATACTTCAGCTTATATTCTTTTATTACGGACTTCCTCTTATGACCAATAATATGATAGCTTTTCCCGCTTTTACATCTGCCGCGGTAACTTTTATACTTAATTATTCTGCTTATATGATGGAGATATTCAGAGCTGGTATTGAAAGTATAGAGAAAGGTCAGTATGAGGCAGGTTTTGCACTTAATCTAAGCTACAGACAGATTATGACTAGAATAATACTTCCGCAGGCTGTGAGAAGAGTGCTTCCTCCGCTTTCTAATGAAGCTATTAATTTAATAAAAGATACTTCTTTAGTTATAGTTTTAGGTATAGGTGATTTAATGCTTCATGCAAGACAAATACTTACTAGAGATTATAAATTGCTTCCGTTTTTGATAGCAGCTATTATATATTTGATTTTTACTTCTATTTTGGTTCTTGTATTCAGACGATTGGAGAAGAAATATGTCATCAGAAACTAA
- a CDS encoding SDR family oxidoreductase — protein sequence MANKVCIITGASNGIGKETALLFAKNNCDIAFIDKDNENGLKLYKQIKDIGRECLFINDNIDNEKSIKSFTDKVIEKFGNIDYLINNACYSNKGLLSNCSYDDFLEIFKIGAAAPYEITKNLMNNFNDNACIINIASTRAFMSQKDSESYSAAKGAIIALTHAMAISLSHKVRVNSISPGWINTIDDASFSKEDILQHPSAKVGKTSDIASTAWFLCNNDFINGENIIVDGGMTKLMIYHNDEGWKLEI from the coding sequence ATGGCAAATAAAGTTTGTATAATAACAGGAGCATCAAATGGAATAGGAAAAGAAACTGCATTATTATTTGCAAAAAACAACTGCGATATAGCATTTATTGATAAAGACAATGAAAACGGATTAAAGCTATATAAACAAATAAAAGATATTGGCAGAGAATGCTTATTTATAAATGACAACATTGATAATGAAAAATCTATAAAATCATTTACAGACAAAGTAATAGAAAAATTTGGGAATATAGATTATTTAATAAACAATGCCTGCTATTCAAATAAAGGACTTTTAAGTAACTGCAGTTATGATGACTTTTTAGAGATTTTTAAAATTGGTGCTGCTGCTCCTTATGAAATAACAAAAAATTTAATGAATAATTTTAATGATAATGCCTGCATAATAAATATTGCTTCTACAAGGGCTTTTATGTCGCAGAAAGACAGTGAAAGTTATAGTGCTGCTAAAGGTGCTATTATAGCTTTAACTCATGCTATGGCGATAAGTTTATCACATAAAGTGAGAGTTAATTCTATTAGTCCGGGTTGGATTAATACTATTGATGATGCCTCATTCAGCAAGGAAGATATACTTCAGCATCCTAGCGCCAAAGTAGGAAAAACTTCTGATATAGCTAGTACTGCTTGGTTTCTTTGTAATAATGACTTTATAAATGGAGAAAATATTATTGTAGACGGCGGTATGACAAAACTCATGATATATCATAATGATGAGGGATGGAAATTAGAAATTTAA
- a CDS encoding DUF4132 domain-containing protein: protein MLSLEEINNIAEKNYNKKFDKTTSFIDDSIISNILIKDKSSKVPSKVIRYILGEYLDIKESYRIRNADLVGYSLDNESFTQALDNIYNIWNEDNKTKGILYPYCIFSGNAQLDRVYKRAKEIAGNRFKLACFMFEAIALSASKKGLGLVYEASRKFKQHSIRNTCSGILTDITIRLGMSKEAFADKIIPDFDFNRDGIRIIESNNKKFKITLKPDFSISIFDEIKNKEYKTLPKDFPQTPKKELTKLKSEINKMLKTQTERLQLVLMDGRKWALNEWKEIFFDNPFMRAFAVKLIWGVYDKDNNLLSTFRYMEDGSFNNADDEEMKIEDNTLITLLSPIEVNKELIEKWKNQLADYDIVQPFNQLSLDSEEELISKIPRTVTVGTIKNTALKLGMEKEDGDGGFINSYFLYDSYNEASLYIKVSDIYYSSANNDTTDIEIKFENSDERFEYGAYLILSNYLK from the coding sequence ATGCTTTCATTAGAAGAGATTAATAACATAGCAGAAAAAAATTATAATAAAAAATTTGATAAAACTACTTCATTTATAGATGATTCTATAATATCTAATATACTTATAAAAGATAAAAGCAGTAAAGTTCCAAGTAAGGTAATAAGATATATTTTAGGAGAATACTTGGATATAAAAGAATCATATAGAATAAGAAATGCCGATTTAGTAGGATATTCTTTAGACAATGAAAGCTTTACACAGGCACTTGATAACATATACAATATATGGAATGAAGATAATAAGACTAAAGGAATACTATATCCATACTGCATATTTTCTGGAAATGCACAGTTGGATAGAGTTTATAAAAGAGCAAAAGAAATAGCAGGAAACAGATTCAAATTAGCATGTTTTATGTTTGAGGCTATTGCATTAAGTGCATCAAAAAAAGGACTTGGACTAGTTTATGAGGCTTCAAGAAAATTCAAACAGCACAGCATAAGAAATACATGTTCTGGAATTTTAACTGATATTACTATAAGGCTTGGAATGAGTAAGGAGGCTTTTGCTGATAAGATTATACCGGATTTCGATTTTAATAGAGATGGAATAAGAATAATAGAAAGTAATAATAAAAAATTTAAAATAACATTGAAGCCTGATTTTAGTATATCAATATTCGATGAAATAAAAAACAAAGAATACAAAACATTACCGAAAGATTTTCCTCAAACTCCTAAAAAAGAATTAACAAAATTAAAAAGTGAAATAAATAAAATGCTTAAGACTCAGACTGAGCGTTTGCAGTTAGTATTAATGGACGGCAGAAAATGGGCATTAAATGAGTGGAAAGAAATATTTTTTGATAATCCTTTTATGAGAGCATTTGCTGTTAAGCTTATTTGGGGAGTATATGATAAAGATAATAATTTATTAAGCACTTTTAGATATATGGAGGACGGTTCATTTAATAATGCTGATGATGAAGAAATGAAGATAGAAGATAATACTTTAATAACTTTATTGAGTCCTATAGAAGTTAATAAAGAATTAATAGAAAAATGGAAAAATCAGCTTGCAGATTATGATATAGTTCAGCCTTTTAATCAATTATCATTGGATAGCGAAGAAGAATTAATATCAAAAATACCGAGAACTGTAACTGTAGGAACTATAAAAAATACTGCATTAAAATTGGGTATGGAAAAAGAAGACGGAGACGGAGGATTTATTAATTCTTATTTTTTGTATGACTCATATAATGAAGCCTCTCTATATATAAAAGTATCAGATATTTATTATAGTTCGGCTAATAATGACACAACAGATATAGAAATAAAATTTGAAAACTCTGATGAAAGATTTGAATACGGAGCTTATCTTATATTATCTAATTATTTAAAATAG
- a CDS encoding C45 family autoproteolytic acyltransferase/hydolase, with the protein MYHSRFKGSHYEAGFKYGKLLSKNNINPLEKIQISNDRKYFANKCMPIYNQFFPEIIEEIKGISDGLNTNNNIKINYKNICEFLFTIYAFTFDNKCSSFAFKTDEDIILVKNSDFLKDIKNYCDSMYYKLNSSYSFIGNTTAFIEIEDGINEKGLAAALTFVYPTKIDYGFNAGMIIRYILEKCCTVDEALEFLKNIPISSAQNIILADRNGSIALIECNSEKLAIIKNDYVFISNHFVSKSMKEYNTNIEDDIYSNERYITMENAFKNYDYDLNFAKKLISGEYGFLCQYDRKLNFDTVWSSIYSIKNKKVYMAEGNPSRKKFKEDKRLTFDY; encoded by the coding sequence AGCGGGATTTAAATATGGTAAATTGCTTTCTAAAAATAATATTAACCCATTAGAAAAAATTCAAATATCAAATGATAGAAAATATTTTGCTAATAAATGCATGCCAATATACAATCAATTTTTTCCTGAAATAATAGAAGAAATAAAAGGAATATCCGACGGACTAAATACAAATAATAATATAAAAATCAATTATAAAAATATATGCGAATTTTTATTTACAATATATGCATTTACTTTTGATAATAAATGTTCGTCTTTTGCTTTCAAAACTGATGAAGATATAATACTTGTCAAAAATAGTGATTTTTTAAAAGATATAAAAAATTATTGCGACAGTATGTATTATAAATTAAATAGTTCTTATTCATTTATTGGTAATACTACGGCATTTATAGAAATTGAAGACGGCATAAATGAAAAAGGACTTGCAGCTGCATTAACTTTTGTGTATCCTACGAAAATAGATTACGGATTTAATGCAGGAATGATAATAAGGTATATTTTAGAGAAATGCTGTACTGTTGATGAGGCTTTAGAGTTTTTAAAAAATATTCCAATTTCATCTGCACAAAATATAATATTGGCAGATAGAAATGGAAGTATTGCATTAATAGAATGTAACTCTGAAAAACTAGCAATAATAAAAAATGATTATGTGTTTATATCAAATCATTTTGTAAGCAAGTCTATGAAAGAATATAATACTAATATTGAAGATGATATTTATTCTAATGAAAGATATATCACTATGGAAAATGCATTCAAAAATTATGATTATGATTTAAATTTTGCCAAAAAACTTATTTCAGGAGAGTATGGATTTTTATGTCAATATGATAGAAAACTCAATTTTGATACTGTTTGGTCTTCTATATACTCAATCAAAAATAAAAAAGTATATATGGCAGAAGGAAATCCTTCAAGAAAAAAATTTAAAGAGGATAAGAGATTAACATTTGATTATTGA